A window of the Limanda limanda chromosome 8, fLimLim1.1, whole genome shotgun sequence genome harbors these coding sequences:
- the c2cd4a gene encoding C2 calcium-dependent domain-containing protein 4A, translated as MWVVEKIRVSVERSNLPVPSAELNFKISDIMFGDKADKTKRIFLCPNVITPDNIPEFFIPPTIPSLQETKSTEHSRGAARVKVSPSERPNPEIEVTHYEHFNPHIIQVESVDDGPYDDCSDEETTNADPHSQAALSLPHLAKAQTCYGFCTLLESPHTRRKESLFHSDPGSSPLLLPRSRSSGCSKVSHSTSPSSSHSSLGLNTLSSRLSPKCYSLNWQTAMDSDTTSSTESSPFSSPLLTRCPGKSSLFKTLSHELLLARNMRKAMVSRNNSLSTDEGSSTDNSPNVMRRASEGLAEGLPGNYSLSPPTIFPMDLTLHRERVMKEQMVPIGKDGCLRLSAEYCPDNQRLRVRLISAEGLYPLSVDPKIINCSISLCLVPGKVQKQRSTVIRKSRNPIFNEDFFFDGIAEENLSQRSLRFKVVNKMSTLKRDYLLGDCDLPLSQIVS; from the coding sequence ATGTGGGTGGTGGAGAAGATCCGCGTGTCAGTGGAGAGATCTAACCTGCCCGTCCCTTCAGCCGAGCTCAACTTTAAAATTAGTGACATCATGTTTGGAGACAAAGCCGACAAGACCAAAAGGATTTTCCTATGTCCTAATGTCATCACTCCTGACAACATCCCAGAGTTCTTCATCCCCCCAACAATCCCATCCTTGCAGGAGACGAAGAGCACGGAGCACAGCCGAGGAGCCGCCCGCGTCAAGGTGTCTCCCTCTGAGAGGCCCAACCCTGAAATAGAGGTGACGCACTACGAGCATTTCAATCCACACATTATCCAGGTGGAGAGCGTGGATGATGGCCCCTATGATGACTGCAGTGATGAGGAGACCACCAACGCAGACCCCCATAGTCAGGCTGCCTTGTCCCTCCCGCACCTTGCCAAAGCCCAGACCTGCTATGGCTTTTGCACTTTACTGGAGAGCCCCCACACCAGAAGGAAGGAGTCGCTCTTCCACTCCGACCCTGGCTCCTCTCCCCTGCTGCTGCCCAGGAGTCGATCCAGCGGCTGCTCCAAAGTCTCCCACTCtacctcgccctcctcctctcattcgTCTCTTGGCCTGAACACCCTGAGTTCCAGGCTTTCCCCAAAATGCTACTCCCTGAACTGGCAAACCGCTATGGACAGCGATACCACTTCTTCCACTGAGTCCTCTCCTTTCAGCTCGCCACTGCTGACCAGGTGCCCCGGCAAGTCTTCCCTCTTCAAAACACTGAGTCATGAACTACTCCTGGCGAGGAACATGAGGAAGGCAATGGTGTCCAGGAACAATTCCCTGTCTACAGATGAAGGCAGCTCCACAGACAACAGCCCCAATGTCATGAGGAGAGCGTCAGAGGGATTAGCTGAAGGCCTGCCGGGGAACTATAGCCTGTCGCCACCGACCATCTTCCCCATGGACTTGACTCTGCACAGAGAGAGGGTAATGAAGGAACAAATGGTGCCCATAGGGAAAGACGGCTGCCTGAGACTCTCGGCAGAGTACTGTCCAGATAACCAAAGACTGCGCGTTCGACTGATCAGCGCTGAGGGCCTCTACCCGCTCTCTGTAGATCCTAAGATTATCAACTGCAGCATCAGCCTCTGTCTGGTTCCTGGAAAAGTCCAGAAGCAACGCAGCACAGTCATCAGAAAGAGCCGTAATCCAATCTTCAACGAGGATTTCTTCTTTGATGGTATCGCAGAGGAGAACCTCAGCCAGCGGTCCCTTCGCTTTAAAGTGGTGAACAAAATGTCAACCCTGAAAAGAGACTATCTCCTCGGTGATTGTGATTTGCCTCTTTCTCAAATTGTGTCATGA